GCCCACTGCCTGGGCACCCTGGAACAGCACGGTCTGATCAAGAGCTTCCAGGAGCGAACGCCCGAGAAGATCTCCCTGCCCGTCAAGATCTGGCTCCTGCCCGAGGCGCTCCCGGCTCGCGTTGAGGAACCCATGCCTCGCTGGCACCACGAACTGCACTGGCTGGCGGACCAGTGGCGCCGAGCCACCCCCAAGCAGCGAGCCGCCTACATCGCCATCAACCTGTGGCTCAAGAGCGACCCCGACCTCTTCGCCGTGCCGATCCGCGAACGGGCCCTGGAGATCTTCGCGACCTTTGGGTCGGAGACCGTCTTCCCCATGCCGGAGAAGACCTTCGACGAGCTGAAATCCGGCATCCTCTTCTCCGATCCCGAACGGCTCGACACCGTCCTGAGGACCTTCCGTCCGCCACCGCCGCTGCTCACGGAGACCTTCCCTCTGGAGGAGGCCGACGGCCACTACCGCCGCGTCGGCACCGGGGACGTCCTGCTCGTCGTCGAGAACTCGACCACCTGGTGGTCCATCGTCGAGTGCCTGCCCGAGCACCACCGCCTCGGATACGTCGCCTGGGGCCTGGGCGGCACCTTCCGGGCCTCCATCCGGGCCATCACCGCGGAGCACCGCATTTCCGAGATCCGTTACTTCGGCGACCTGGACCTCAGCGGCGTACGAATCCCTCTTCAACGCGTCACGCACGTCCCTGGGACTGGGGCTGCCACCCGTACAACCGACCGAGGTGCTGTACAGCGCGCTCCTCGCCCTCGGCCGCCCCCGCACCGCGAAGGAAACACCAGCCGATGTACGGGAAGCCGTGGATCTGGCGAACTGGCTTCCCGCACAGCATCGAGGGGACACAATCGCCCTTCTCACGGAAGGCAACCGGCTCGCCCAAGAGTGGGTGGGCTACCGCTATCTCACCCGGAACAGGGACTGGCACGCGGACATCCGCTGATGCAACAGGGATTCCGACACCAGCGGCCCACCGGAAAGGGTGCGTCCAGCAGGCATAGACACAGGGTCTGTGACCAAGCCTTTTAGTTGGCACTAGACCACCTTCCTGACCTGCGGTGACACCACTAGGTTCGGCAGTCCCAAGGCCGAAATCAGGGATCTACTTCGCATATTGGGACAGGAGGAAGGGCTAGGCGCGCGCCACGGAGCCGAGGCCTAGGGCGTAAGCATGATCGCCCGCCGAGTCGTCGTACGCGCGCCTGGTGCCGTACCCATGACGATGGTGATGTCTCTGCCGACCTGGGTGGTACCGCGACTGCCGAGCTGCGAACATGCGACGATCCCGCCGAAGACGCACCTCAGAGCGGCGAGGTGGCACAGCACGCGGGAGACCGCCGGTGAGTCAATCGGGAATGCCGAGAGGGAGTGTATCTGTGGCCAGCCACGAAGGGTATTCGTCGGAGTTACGTGACCGCGCAGTGCGGAAGTATCAGCAGGCGCATCCGAAACGCACGTACGGCGATCTTGCTGACGAATTCGGCGTGCATCGGGATACCGTGCGCCGTTGGATCCGTCTGGCCGAGCACGCGACGACGCGCAATGCTGCGCCGACCGGGCATGCCTCGACGAGGAGAGCGGAGAGAACTGCGGTTCCCTCCGCGTCCCCAAGCGTTCCTCCGCCCAGAGTCCTAGCCCGGAGTCTGGCCCCATTGCCCGAGGAATCGCTCTCAGGGTTTTTGCTGCGCGCGGCGTACCGACTGGAGCGTACGCCGAGACGCCTCGCCCAGTTGAGCGGCCTCATGGCGCAGGGCCGTACGCCGGCACAACACCTGCTCAGCCTTTCGCCCCCGGTGCTCGAGAACTTCAGCACCACCATGCGACTCACGATGACCGAAGCCACAGACATGACCCTGGTGGGGCTGCAGCACCGCCTTCCCGCGCTGGCGGATCTACGTCGCGCGACTGCGCAGGGTAATGGCCGTGCGGGAGCCTCCACTTGGGCCATGCTCTACCCCAGCCGCTACTGCCCCGAGTGCCTTCACGGCGATGGCTCCCCGATCCAGGAACTGTTCGGCGGCGCATGGCAGCTGCGGTGGCACCTCCCCATCGTATTCGCATGTCTGACGCACCGTCGCCTGCTGGAGAGCGTATGCCCCGCCTGTCGCACCGTGCCCAACGGTCGCACTACTCAGCACACCAGCTTGATCTGTAAACCTGGCATCGCGGGTCTTCACCCCGCTCGGTGCCGAAACCCCGCGCCGGGGCAGCCGACCGGCGGCGGAATCCGGCGACTTCCTTGTGGAGCGCGGCTGGATGAGGCTGTCGTCGGAATCGACCACCATCTTCCTGCTCAGGATCTTGAGCTGCTGTTCGCGCTCCAGGGACGCCTCGAACAGCAGCTGGCCATGAGCCCCGCAATCTCAATGGGGGATGAGGAACGTGACGGCGCCTATCTCCCGGACCTCGTCGCCGCGGCCCAACTGATTCTTCTGAGTTGGCCCGTCGGTGCTTCACTCGCAGGGGCACCTGCGTTGACCTCACTGATCGATACCTACGCCGCGCCGCTGGTCGGGGGCCGCTACCTGGGCTTCCAGGCGCGCCTTCCCCTAGTGGATGGCGCGCAATGCGGGGCCCTCCTTCTGGCGGCCGAAGCCTTGCTCGGAACCCGTGATCTTGCCTCACTCCATGAGCGCATCCGCCCGCTGGCTCGCGAAACCCAAAAGCGAGCACCGGACTTCGCCAGGCGCCTGGGGCAACAGGGACGTATTTCTCTGCGTCTCACCCGCGCGACGAGCCAACGGCTTCACGGCTTCCAGTGGGACCCGCGGG
This genomic interval from Streptomyces sp. B21-083 contains the following:
- a CDS encoding TniQ family protein encodes the protein MASHEGYSSELRDRAVRKYQQAHPKRTYGDLADEFGVHRDTVRRWIRLAEHATTRNAAPTGHASTRRAERTAVPSASPSVPPPRVLARSLAPLPEESLSGFLLRAAYRLERTPRRLAQLSGLMAQGRTPAQHLLSLSPPVLENFSTTMRLTMTEATDMTLVGLQHRLPALADLRRATAQGNGRAGASTWAMLYPSRYCPECLHGDGSPIQELFGGAWQLRWHLPIVFACLTHRRLLESVCPACRTVPNGRTTQHTSLICKPGIAGLHPARCRNPAPGQPTGGGIRRLPCGARLDEAVVGIDHHLPAQDLELLFALQGRLEQQLAMSPAISMGDEERDGAYLPDLVAAAQLILLSWPVGASLAGAPALTSLIDTYAAPLVGGRYLGFQARLPLVDGAQCGALLLAAEALLGTRDLASLHERIRPLARETQKRAPDFARRLGQQGRISLRLTRATSQRLHGFQWDPRVRAQSRTDGFRLEHVPPYLPLTWFNSHFANLLEQLPDLSYKLLRHFRRAASLRLAEMACGDIWPRCAVTLGKPESTGRHTLNVLGGWLKQANLWPHFEDAVRDVADRLARLPIRPDYAHRRSALSDWRLSKSDWRTLCSGIPRLEKMGATYNPDAGTILVWSHVNEAEYLHHPLLNESPQVHSGTKATLSNFVGRFYYRPEHQQGARLTLRRRLDRYGERLASACDRGEDLRIRHVEVIAQGLPA